A stretch of DNA from Agrobacterium cucumeris:
GTGTTGAGCAGCATGCGGCGAGCATATTTCTTGTCGAACATCTGTTCGTAACTCTCGAACGGCTTGCCCGTCGTCGGATTGTAAAACAGGCCGGCGATAGAGATCGCAAAACCGACACCGAAATTGTCTTCGAAAAGATAACGGGAATAGACATTCTTGAGGTTGGGGATTTCGTCCATCGGCAATTGTTCGATCAGGCCTTCCTCCTTGGCCTGGGGAACGCCGACATCGTCCATCGACATCACGCTATATTGCGGATTTTCGCGGGTGGCGCGCAGCGTGGCGATATTGGCAAGCGTCGCGCCTTCGGTTGTCAGCACCCGGCACTTATATTCCTTTTCGAAAGCCGGGATGACTTCCTTCTTGATCAGCCCGCCCTGCGCCGAATTATAGACGCCGACATACATGGTGCGGTCCTGTGCGGAAGCCGCGGTATAAAAATAGGGTGTGGCGAGCGCGCCTGCGGCGACTGTCAGGAAACTGCGCCGTTTCATGATGATGGTCTTGTCTGTCATTTCCGGTACCCCTCTTGTTGTTGATTTACATAGCCATTGCCCGGCGCAGACCCACCAGCCTGTCGAGGACGAGCACGACGGTCACCGCCAGAAGGATGATGATGGTGGACATGGTCGCGACCGAAGGATCAAAGACCGTGCCGATCTGGCGATAAAGAACGATGGGCACGGGCAGGTTCGCGGAATCGGCCAGCCACATCGAAACGGGATAATTGTCGAAAGAAACCATGAAGCAGAAGATCGAGCCGGAGGCGACGCCGGGCGCGATCTGCGGAAAGATCACTCGCGTGAAGGTTTTCCAGCGGGTGGCGCCAAGCGTGCGCGCCGCTTCCTCAAGGCTGACATTGACGAGCTGGAGGCTGGTCAGCACCGTGCGGATCACATAGGGCGAGGTGACAACGGTGTGGGCGATCAGAAGTTTCAGCTTGGTATCCATCCAGCCATAGCCGGAAAAGAGCTGCAGCAGCGCAAGACCGGTCACCAGCACGGGAAAGATCAGCGGCGAAAGCAGCAGCCCTTTCATCAGCGAGCGGCCGATGAATTTTCCCCGTGAGAGCGCAAAGGCTGCGGGAACACCGAGCGCCAATGAAAGAATGGTGGTGGCGACAGCCAGCGCCGCGCTGAAGGTCAGGCCGGCGGTGAATTCCTCGTTCTGCATTACCGCCGCATACCAGCGGAAGGTGAAGCCCTGCGGCGGGAAGGTGACGAAGTAGCTGTCGGAAAACGAGATGGCGACGACGAGGACAATCGGGGCCAGGATGAAGACCATCATGGCGGCAGTGACCGCATAAAGGACGATGGCGGAAGTGCCTGTCAGCTTGTTGTTCATGACGCGCTTGCCTTGATACGACGCCCGCCGAGCAGCCTCATCGAGACGGCGTTGATGAGAATGACGATGAAAACGAGGATGGTGGCGATGGTAGCGCCGAAGGGCCAGTCATAGACCGCGAGAACCTGTTGCTCGACCATGTTGCCGAGCATCTGCGAGCCGGGACCGCCGATAAGGGCGGGAATGACATAAGATGCCGAGGCCAGAGAGAAGACCAGCGTGAAACCTGCGACGAGGCCGGGAAGGCTGAGCGGGAAGGTGATCCGCAGGAACACTTTCCATGCCGGCGCACCGAGCGTGCGGGCAGCCTGCTGCAGGTTCGGATCGATCTTGCCAAGCGCGGAGGACAGCGGCAGCACCATCATCGGGAAGAAAATGTGCAGGGAGCCGATGATGACGGCAGCATCGGAAAACAGCAGCGTCAGCGGACTGTCGATAATGCCGAGATTCATCAACACATAATTCAAGAGACCCGTTGGGCCATTGCCGAGGATGAGCTGCCAGCCATAAGCGCGAACCACGACGCTGACAGCCAGCGGTG
This window harbors:
- a CDS encoding ABC transporter permease, coding for MNNKLTGTSAIVLYAVTAAMMVFILAPIVLVVAISFSDSYFVTFPPQGFTFRWYAAVMQNEEFTAGLTFSAALAVATTILSLALGVPAAFALSRGKFIGRSLMKGLLLSPLIFPVLVTGLALLQLFSGYGWMDTKLKLLIAHTVVTSPYVIRTVLTSLQLVNVSLEEAARTLGATRWKTFTRVIFPQIAPGVASGSIFCFMVSFDNYPVSMWLADSANLPVPIVLYRQIGTVFDPSVATMSTIIILLAVTVVLVLDRLVGLRRAMAM
- a CDS encoding ABC transporter permease, with amino-acid sequence MSDIAIMKPHAPPRRGISGWKAIERRLFSPGILILPLLIFLLFFFFLPAIRLMTFSVMTQNSQGLIGTPFTLAHYIRFFEVDLYQKVLWATIRISLITSIIAAILAYPVATVLVRGNITTTRIITLIVIAPLAVSVVVRAYGWQLILGNGPTGLLNYVLMNLGIIDSPLTLLFSDAAVIIGSLHIFFPMMVLPLSSALGKIDPNLQQAARTLGAPAWKVFLRITFPLSLPGLVAGFTLVFSLASASYVIPALIGGPGSQMLGNMVEQQVLAVYDWPFGATIATILVFIVILINAVSMRLLGGRRIKASAS